CCGAGGTGTACATCGTCAGCGTCGAGCGCCCGGCGGGCAGCACGGCCGAGCCTGCGTTCCCGTCCACTTCCAGCAATACCGGCGCCGATGCGCTGCTGGTCGACGAAATGCTTGCCAGCATGAACCGCAGCGCCGAGAAGGGCGGTTCGGTGTCGCTGCTGGCCGCGCGCGACTTCGACGCGCCGAGCCGCGTCAGCCTGAGCGAAGACGGCAGCGGCAACCCGGTGCTGTACCTGGGTGCCGACCTGGACCGTGCCTGGTCTAGCGTAGGCCGCGCCCTGGAGCAGGGTGGCGAATGGCGCGTCGAGGACATCAACCGCAGCCTGGGCCTGTACTACATCAACCTGTCGGAAAAACCAGACGACAAGCAGAACCAGCCGGGCTTCTTCAGCCGCATGTTCGGCAGCGAACCGTCCAAGGAAGAGCGTGAAGCCCGCGCCGAGCGCTACCAGGTCCGCCTGAGCAAGGTGGGCGAGAGCGTGCAGGTTACCGTCGAGAAGAACATCAACACCGTGGCCCCGGCCGATGTCGCCCGTCGCGTGCTGAGCGCCATTCAGGACCACCTGGGTTAAGTGCGCTTCGCGGTACTCGGAAGCGGAAGCCAGGGAAATGGCACGCTGATCGCCAGTGGTGACACCTTCATCCTGGTCGATTGCGGGTTTTCCCTGCGCGAAACCGAGCGGCGCCTGGCGCTGCTCGGGGTGTCGGCGGCGCAATTGAGCGCGGTGCTGGTCACCCACGAACATGCCGACCATGTGCATGGGGTGGGGTT
The Pseudomonas sp. KU43P genome window above contains:
- the bamC gene encoding outer membrane protein assembly factor BamC — protein: MKRLAGLSALALIISSTSGCGWLWGEDGYFRDRGSDYLQAHPTAPMQLPQDASNVKRLDPLLPIPRNVADDRATGEFEVPRPQPLVGGAEVSDFTLQRSGSSRWVLAQRSPAEVWPVARQFFEDNGFRIAEERPQTGEFNTTWQRFDELSASLGQRLASTASSGDSEVRVRVRMEPGVQRNTSEVYIVSVERPAGSTAEPAFPSTSSNTGADALLVDEMLASMNRSAEKGGSVSLLAARDFDAPSRVSLSEDGSGNPVLYLGADLDRAWSSVGRALEQGGEWRVEDINRSLGLYYINLSEKPDDKQNQPGFFSRMFGSEPSKEEREARAERYQVRLSKVGESVQVTVEKNINTVAPADVARRVLSAIQDHLG